One window from the genome of Mycolicibacterium gadium encodes:
- a CDS encoding alpha/beta fold hydrolase produces MTDLHLHRYGPSGPTQVLAIHGLTGHGQRWQTMATRHLAEITVAAPDLLGHGRSTWAAPWTIDANVAALAELLDAPAVVAGHSFGGAVALALAASRPDLVSALVLLDPAVGLDGGWMRDIADDMLASPDYTDRAEARAEKAYGSWADVDEDELDRELDEHLVDQPNGRVGWRISIPAMMSYWSELARPITLPPSTIPVTLIRANRTSPPYVTDELVARLGSERDFTLLEFDCDHMVAQALPVETAAVIGKALG; encoded by the coding sequence GTGACCGATCTGCACCTGCACCGCTACGGCCCGTCGGGTCCGACACAGGTCCTCGCCATTCACGGCCTGACCGGGCACGGGCAGCGGTGGCAGACCATGGCCACACGGCACCTGGCCGAAATCACGGTTGCCGCACCGGACCTGCTGGGCCACGGACGATCGACGTGGGCCGCACCGTGGACCATCGACGCCAACGTCGCGGCACTGGCCGAGCTACTCGATGCTCCAGCGGTGGTGGCCGGGCATTCGTTCGGCGGCGCCGTGGCACTTGCCCTGGCCGCGTCCCGCCCGGATCTGGTGTCCGCGCTGGTTCTGCTCGACCCCGCGGTGGGCCTGGACGGCGGTTGGATGCGCGACATCGCGGACGACATGCTGGCGTCACCGGACTACACCGACCGCGCCGAGGCGCGCGCGGAGAAGGCCTACGGTTCATGGGCCGACGTGGACGAAGACGAGCTGGATCGTGAGCTGGACGAGCACCTCGTCGATCAGCCGAACGGGCGCGTGGGCTGGCGCATCAGCATCCCGGCGATGATGTCCTACTGGAGTGAGCTGGCCCGACCGATCACGTTGCCGCCCAGCACGATTCCCGTGACCCTGATCCGGGCTAACCGGACCAGCCCGCCGTATGTCACCGATGAGTTGGTCGCGCGGCTCGGCTCCGAGCGGGACTTCACGCTGCTGGAATTCGACTGTGACCACATGGTCGCTCAAGCACTGCCCGTCGAGACGGCGGCGGTGATCGGCAAGGCACTCGGGTAG
- a CDS encoding MGMT family protein has protein sequence MAAITDEQVEAVRALVAAIPRGRVSTYGDIAAVAGLSSPRIVGWIMRTDSSDLPWHRVIRASGRPAPHLTAKQLELLRAEGVLAEDGRIPLREVRHEF, from the coding sequence ATGGCGGCGATCACCGACGAACAGGTCGAAGCCGTGCGCGCCCTCGTCGCCGCCATTCCGCGGGGGCGCGTCTCGACATATGGTGACATCGCCGCCGTCGCAGGCCTTTCCAGTCCCCGCATCGTCGGCTGGATCATGCGCACCGATTCGTCGGACCTTCCGTGGCACCGGGTGATCCGGGCCTCCGGCCGCCCAGCGCCGCACCTCACTGCCAAGCAGCTCGAACTGCTGCGAGCCGAAGGTGTGCTGGCCGAGGACGGCCGGATCCCGCTGCGCGAAGTCCGCCACGAATTCTGA
- a CDS encoding TIGR02569 family protein, translated as MSVEQPPDHVLAGFGLSGVQPVPLGSSWEGGWRCGEVVLSMVADHARAAWSAKVRETLFVDGVRLARPVRSTDGRYVVAGWRADTFVAGTPEPRHDEVVSAAVRLHEATAKLERPRFLTQPPVAPWADVDVFIAADRAAWEERPLHSLPPGARVSPGSADGQKSVELIGQLATLRRPTKSPSQLVHGDLYGTVLFAGTAAPGITDITPYWRPASWAAGVVVVDALSWGEADDGLIERWSPLPEWPQMLLRALMFRLAVHALHPRSTAAAFPGLARTAALVRLVL; from the coding sequence GTGAGTGTCGAGCAACCGCCTGATCATGTGCTGGCGGGGTTCGGGTTGAGCGGAGTCCAACCTGTGCCGCTCGGGTCGAGCTGGGAGGGCGGCTGGCGCTGCGGCGAGGTCGTGCTGTCGATGGTCGCCGACCACGCGCGTGCAGCATGGTCGGCAAAGGTGCGCGAGACGCTCTTCGTCGACGGTGTGCGCCTGGCCAGGCCCGTGCGCTCGACCGACGGCCGGTATGTGGTGGCGGGCTGGCGCGCCGACACCTTCGTCGCGGGGACCCCGGAACCGCGTCACGACGAAGTGGTGTCCGCGGCCGTGCGGCTGCACGAGGCGACGGCCAAGCTCGAGCGTCCGCGTTTCCTGACTCAGCCTCCGGTGGCGCCGTGGGCTGACGTCGACGTGTTCATCGCCGCCGACCGGGCCGCATGGGAAGAGCGTCCCCTGCACTCGCTGCCGCCGGGCGCGCGGGTGTCGCCCGGGTCCGCGGACGGTCAGAAGTCCGTTGAGCTGATCGGTCAGTTGGCCACACTGCGCAGGCCGACCAAGAGTCCCAGCCAGCTGGTCCACGGAGACCTCTACGGCACAGTGCTTTTCGCCGGTACGGCGGCCCCGGGAATCACCGACATCACGCCGTATTGGCGGCCGGCATCGTGGGCTGCCGGAGTGGTGGTCGTCGACGCGTTGTCATGGGGCGAGGCCGACGACGGGCTCATCGAACGGTGGAGCCCCCTGCCGGAATGGCCGCAGATGTTGTTGCGCGCGTTGATGTTCCGTCTCGCGGTTCACGCGCTGCATCCGCGGTCGACGGCCGCGGCGTTTCCGGGCCTGGCGCGGACGGCAGCGCTGGTGCGGCTGGTGCTCTAG
- the moeZ gene encoding adenylyltransferase/sulfurtransferase MoeZ, whose translation MTTALPPLVEPAAELTREEVQRYSRHLIIPDLGLDGQKRLKNAKVLVIGAGGLGSPTLLYLAAAGVGKIGIVEFDVVDESNLQRQIIHGQSDIGRSKAESARDSILEVNPLVEVHLHEFRLEPDNAVELFEQYDLILDGTDNFATRYLVNDAAVLAGKPYVWGSIYRFEGQVSVFWEDAPDGLGLNYRDLYPEPPPPGMVPSCAEGGVLGILCASIASVMGTEAIKLITGIGEPLLGRLMVYDALDMTYRTIKIRKDPEIPKITELIDYEGFCGVVSEAAAEAAADSTITPRELRELLDTGKPLALIDVREPVEWDINRIEGAELIPKGAFETGEALSKLQVDRTPVFYCKTGVRSAEVLAIVKKAGFSDAKHVQGGIVAWGKQLEPDMVMY comes from the coding sequence GTGACGACAGCGTTGCCGCCGCTGGTAGAACCGGCGGCCGAACTCACGCGTGAAGAGGTGCAGCGCTACAGCCGTCACCTCATCATTCCGGACCTCGGTCTGGACGGGCAGAAACGGCTCAAGAACGCCAAGGTGCTCGTCATCGGCGCGGGCGGGCTGGGTTCGCCGACCCTGCTGTACCTGGCCGCCGCGGGGGTGGGAAAGATCGGGATCGTCGAGTTCGACGTGGTCGACGAATCGAACCTGCAACGTCAGATCATCCACGGCCAGTCCGATATCGGCCGGTCGAAGGCCGAGAGCGCGCGCGACTCCATCCTCGAGGTCAATCCGCTGGTCGAGGTGCATCTGCACGAGTTCCGGCTCGAGCCGGACAACGCCGTCGAACTCTTCGAGCAGTACGACCTGATCCTCGACGGCACCGACAACTTCGCCACCCGCTACCTGGTCAACGACGCCGCGGTACTGGCGGGCAAGCCGTACGTCTGGGGTTCGATCTACCGGTTCGAAGGTCAGGTGTCGGTCTTCTGGGAGGACGCGCCCGACGGGTTGGGCCTGAACTACCGCGACCTGTACCCCGAGCCGCCGCCGCCGGGGATGGTCCCGTCCTGCGCCGAGGGCGGCGTGCTGGGCATTCTGTGCGCGTCCATCGCGTCGGTGATGGGCACCGAGGCCATCAAGCTGATCACGGGCATCGGTGAGCCGCTCCTCGGCCGGCTGATGGTGTACGACGCACTCGACATGACGTATCGCACGATCAAGATCCGCAAGGATCCGGAGATCCCGAAGATCACCGAGCTCATCGACTACGAGGGATTCTGTGGTGTGGTGTCCGAGGCTGCGGCCGAGGCTGCCGCCGACTCCACGATCACCCCGCGTGAACTGCGTGAGCTGTTGGACACGGGCAAACCGCTGGCGCTGATCGACGTGCGCGAACCCGTTGAGTGGGACATCAACCGTATCGAGGGCGCCGAGCTGATCCCCAAGGGCGCGTTCGAAACCGGTGAAGCGCTGTCCAAACTGCAGGTGGACCGTACCCCGGTGTTCTACTGCAAGACCGGCGTGCGTTCGGCTGAGGTGCTGGCCATCGTGAAGAAGGCCGGCTTCTCCGACGCGAAGCACGTGCAGGGCGGCATCGTCGCCTGGGGAAAGCAACTCGAACCCGACATGGTGATGTACTAA
- a CDS encoding DUF3152 domain-containing protein, producing the protein MTYDSERRGGGVPALRNEWREPLRAQRDPLSNDSGRPRSNREEHRNARKQSKLGRFVHTYGWRAYALPLLVVWTAVALYVTFAGATEPATDESQGPVQGPPTIGVASTAIIGAPPRGLTQFDANLPTGILPQGGPFTEAGAKTWHLVPGASSQVGEGTAKVFTYTVEVEDGIDTTTFGGDEGFARMVSETLANPKSWTHNPQFAFQRIDGTAQVEPDFRISLSSPMTVREGCGYDIQLEASCYNPSYLDGQPRVFINEARWVRGAVPFQGDIGSYRQYLINHEVGHAIGYQRHEACEANGELAPIMMQQTFSTNNNDAARFDPGTINPDGKTCRFNPWPYPIA; encoded by the coding sequence GTGACCTACGACTCGGAGCGTCGCGGGGGAGGCGTACCCGCGCTGCGCAACGAGTGGCGCGAGCCACTGCGCGCGCAACGCGACCCGTTGTCGAATGACTCAGGGCGGCCCAGGTCCAACCGCGAAGAGCACCGAAACGCCCGAAAGCAGAGCAAGCTGGGCCGTTTCGTGCACACCTACGGCTGGCGGGCCTACGCACTGCCCCTGCTCGTCGTGTGGACGGCCGTTGCCCTCTACGTGACCTTCGCCGGCGCCACCGAGCCCGCGACCGACGAATCCCAGGGGCCGGTGCAAGGTCCGCCGACCATCGGCGTCGCGAGCACGGCGATCATCGGCGCCCCGCCAAGGGGTTTGACGCAGTTCGACGCGAATCTGCCGACGGGCATCCTGCCCCAAGGCGGTCCGTTCACCGAGGCGGGCGCCAAGACGTGGCACCTCGTTCCCGGCGCATCGTCCCAGGTCGGCGAGGGTACGGCAAAAGTCTTCACCTACACGGTCGAGGTGGAAGACGGCATCGACACCACGACATTCGGCGGTGACGAGGGCTTCGCCCGGATGGTGAGCGAAACGCTGGCGAATCCGAAGAGTTGGACCCACAATCCGCAGTTCGCCTTTCAGCGCATCGACGGGACCGCTCAAGTCGAACCCGATTTCCGGATCTCGCTCAGCTCACCGATGACCGTCCGCGAGGGATGCGGTTACGACATCCAGCTCGAGGCGTCCTGCTACAACCCGTCCTACCTCGACGGGCAGCCGCGGGTTTTCATCAACGAGGCGCGCTGGGTGCGCGGCGCGGTGCCGTTCCAGGGGGACATCGGCTCGTATCGGCAGTATCTGATCAACCACGAGGTGGGCCACGCGATCGGCTATCAGCGACACGAGGCGTGTGAAGCCAACGGCGAACTGGCGCCGATCATGATGCAGCAGACGTTCTCGACCAACAACAACGATGCCGCCCGCTTCGATCCGGGCACCATCAACCCGGACGGCAAGACCTGCCGGTTCAACCCCTGGCCCTATCCGATCGCCTGA
- a CDS encoding TetR/AcrR family transcriptional regulator produces the protein MSDLANPAARRGAQSGSGEGMSRRGNRLPRDERRGQLLVAASEVFVDRGYHAAGMDEIADRAGVSKPVLYQHFSSKLELYLAVLQRHVENLVSGVRQALRTTTDNRQRLRAAVHAFFDFIEHDSQGYRLIFENDYVTEPQVAAQVKVATEACTDAVFDLISRDSGLEAHRARMIAVGLVAISVDSARYWLNTDRPITKDDAVDSTVLFAWGGLSHVPLTRS, from the coding sequence ATGAGCGATCTCGCCAACCCCGCTGCCAGGCGGGGTGCGCAGTCGGGCTCCGGTGAAGGAATGAGCCGACGCGGCAACCGGCTGCCCCGTGACGAGCGACGCGGGCAGTTACTCGTCGCCGCTAGTGAGGTTTTCGTCGACCGCGGGTATCACGCCGCCGGTATGGACGAGATCGCCGACCGGGCCGGAGTGAGCAAACCTGTTCTCTATCAACACTTCTCATCGAAGTTGGAGCTGTACCTCGCCGTGCTGCAACGCCACGTCGAGAACCTGGTTTCCGGTGTGCGTCAAGCCTTGCGCACCACCACGGACAACCGGCAGCGGTTGCGCGCCGCGGTCCACGCTTTTTTCGATTTCATCGAGCACGACAGCCAGGGCTACCGGCTGATATTCGAGAACGACTATGTGACGGAACCGCAGGTCGCCGCGCAGGTCAAAGTGGCGACCGAAGCATGTACTGACGCGGTGTTCGACCTGATCAGCCGCGATTCTGGACTGGAGGCGCACCGGGCGAGGATGATCGCCGTCGGCCTGGTGGCGATCAGCGTCGACTCGGCGCGTTACTGGCTGAACACCGACCGGCCGATCACCAAGGACGATGCGGTGGACAGCACGGTGCTATTCGCCTGGGGCGGTCTGTCGCACGTGCCGCTTACGCGTTCTTGA
- a CDS encoding DUF3107 domain-containing protein: MEVKIGVTDSARELVFNSAQTPTEVEKLITDALGESSGVLALTDEKGRRFLVQTSKIAYVEIGAADVRRVGFGVVGSEAVKNA; this comes from the coding sequence GTGGAGGTCAAGATCGGTGTCACGGACAGCGCGCGCGAACTCGTGTTCAACAGTGCGCAAACGCCCACCGAGGTGGAGAAGCTGATCACCGATGCGCTCGGCGAGAGCTCAGGTGTGCTGGCCCTGACCGACGAGAAGGGCAGGCGATTCCTGGTCCAGACGTCGAAGATCGCCTATGTCGAGATCGGTGCCGCAGACGTTCGCCGTGTCGGCTTCGGCGTGGTCGGTTCAGAGGCGGTCAAGAACGCGTAA
- a CDS encoding DEAD/DEAH box helicase, with protein MTHLNPTFAELGVRDEIVRALSEDGKEHPFAIQELTMPMALAGDDLIGQARTGMGKTLAFGVPLLQRITTDPDRELSGIPRALVVVPTRELCLQVFSDLEIAAKYLTVGDRKLTVTSIYGGRPYEPQIEALQKGVDVVVGTPGRLLDLAQQGHLQLGGLSMLVLDEADEMLDLGFLPDIERILRQIPSERQAMLFSATMPDPIITLARTFMNQPTHIRAEAPHSAATHDTTEQFAYRAHALDKIEMVARILQAEGRGATMIFTRTKRTAQKVSDELAERGFKVGAVHGDLGQGAREKSLKAFRTGDVDVLVATDVAARGIDIDDITHVINYQIPEDEQAYVHRIGRTGRAGKTGIAVTLVDWDELPRWTMIDKALGLNTPDPAETYSSSPHLYEELNIPAEAAGAIGAPHRDCAAKRPPAEKKADRPVRNRNRRRTRGGEPVSAHSPATPADTGSPEAEAGSDGAPRRRRRRRPRKTAASTG; from the coding sequence ATGACACATCTCAATCCAACCTTTGCTGAGCTCGGAGTCCGCGACGAAATCGTGCGCGCACTCTCCGAGGACGGCAAGGAACACCCGTTTGCTATCCAAGAACTCACCATGCCGATGGCGCTGGCAGGCGATGATCTCATCGGCCAAGCCCGCACCGGTATGGGCAAGACGCTCGCGTTCGGGGTCCCGCTGCTGCAGCGGATCACCACCGACCCCGACCGCGAGCTGTCCGGCATCCCGCGCGCACTGGTCGTCGTCCCCACCCGCGAGCTCTGCCTGCAGGTGTTCAGCGACCTCGAAATCGCGGCCAAATATCTCACGGTCGGCGACCGCAAGCTGACCGTCACCTCCATCTACGGCGGCAGGCCCTACGAACCCCAGATCGAGGCCCTGCAGAAGGGCGTCGACGTGGTGGTGGGCACGCCGGGCCGTCTGCTCGACCTCGCGCAGCAGGGTCACCTGCAGCTGGGCGGGCTTTCGATGCTGGTGCTCGATGAGGCCGACGAGATGCTCGACCTGGGCTTCCTGCCCGACATCGAGCGCATCCTGCGTCAGATCCCAAGCGAACGGCAGGCCATGCTGTTCTCGGCGACCATGCCGGATCCGATCATCACGCTGGCGCGCACGTTCATGAACCAGCCAACCCACATCCGGGCCGAGGCCCCGCATTCGGCGGCCACCCACGACACCACCGAGCAGTTCGCCTACCGCGCGCACGCGTTGGACAAGATCGAGATGGTCGCCCGCATTCTGCAGGCCGAAGGCCGCGGCGCCACGATGATCTTCACCAGGACCAAGCGGACCGCCCAGAAGGTGTCCGACGAACTCGCCGAGCGCGGCTTCAAGGTCGGCGCGGTGCACGGTGATCTGGGCCAGGGCGCCCGCGAGAAGTCGCTCAAGGCGTTCCGCACCGGTGACGTCGACGTGCTCGTCGCCACCGATGTCGCCGCCCGCGGTATCGACATCGACGACATCACCCACGTGATCAACTACCAGATCCCCGAGGACGAGCAGGCCTACGTGCACCGCATCGGCCGTACCGGCCGCGCAGGCAAGACGGGTATCGCGGTCACGCTGGTCGACTGGGACGAGTTGCCCCGCTGGACGATGATCGATAAGGCGCTAGGGCTGAACACCCCCGATCCGGCCGAGACGTACTCGAGCTCGCCGCACCTGTACGAAGAGCTGAACATCCCCGCCGAGGCCGCCGGGGCCATCGGCGCACCGCACAGGGATTGTGCTGCCAAGCGTCCGCCCGCCGAGAAGAAGGCCGATCGACCCGTCCGCAACCGCAACCGTCGGCGCACCCGCGGCGGGGAGCCGGTCTCCGCACACTCCCCTGCGACGCCGGCCGACACAGGCTCGCCAGAGGCCGAGGCGGGCAGTGACGGTGCGCCACGGCGCAGGCGTCGTCGGCGTCCCCGCAAGACCGCGGCCAGCACGGGCTAG
- a CDS encoding Rv3212 family protein: MVKPERRTRADVVAAIAIAVVVAITVGVVWWVSDARATINRPAADPVPTLGTAKVVPSALRQLWTAPSPKTTEPLVVAGSVVTGEGHTVQGRDPASGSPVWSYARTNLELCGISWVYQYAVAVYPDSRGCGQVSTIDAKTGQRGPTRTAYADPEVRLSSDGTAVLSAGDSRLELWRSDMVRMLSYGSLDAKIKPGTPASPLCRLVSAAASSTAVSVLESCPKEEDLRLTLLRPSDDEDTPELKYVTQSGVSVDSDAQVVAVSDTTTAVYVPTPKPVVNIVDETGATIASTPLPKPATPNATMNRAGDLFTWWTGDSVMVFSAKGLQYKYTVSPAGANVPLGPATVMAGKLLVPVTGGYDVFDANSGKGDRHIPVPRPPSSDPVVPAVAGSTVLEQRGDEVVALG, translated from the coding sequence ATGGTCAAACCTGAACGCCGCACGCGCGCCGACGTGGTGGCGGCCATCGCGATCGCGGTAGTCGTCGCCATCACGGTCGGCGTGGTGTGGTGGGTCAGCGATGCGAGGGCGACGATCAACCGCCCCGCCGCCGATCCGGTTCCTACCCTGGGCACCGCCAAGGTGGTGCCCTCGGCGCTGCGCCAGTTGTGGACCGCGCCCAGCCCCAAGACCACGGAACCTCTGGTGGTCGCGGGCAGCGTGGTCACCGGGGAAGGCCACACCGTGCAGGGCCGCGACCCGGCTTCCGGCAGCCCGGTGTGGAGCTATGCGCGAACAAACCTCGAGCTGTGCGGGATCAGTTGGGTATACCAGTACGCCGTTGCGGTCTACCCGGACAGCCGAGGCTGCGGCCAGGTCAGCACCATCGACGCGAAGACGGGCCAACGCGGTCCCACCCGCACCGCCTACGCGGATCCCGAGGTGCGTCTGTCCTCGGATGGCACGGCCGTGCTGTCGGCCGGGGACAGCCGACTGGAGCTGTGGCGCTCGGACATGGTCAGGATGCTGAGCTACGGCTCCCTGGACGCGAAGATCAAACCCGGCACCCCGGCGTCGCCGCTGTGCCGGCTGGTCTCGGCGGCCGCCAGTTCGACGGCAGTCTCGGTGCTCGAGTCCTGCCCCAAGGAGGAGGATCTGCGCCTGACCCTGTTGCGGCCTTCCGACGACGAGGACACCCCCGAACTGAAGTACGTGACCCAGTCCGGGGTGAGCGTGGATTCCGATGCACAAGTGGTCGCTGTCTCCGACACGACAACGGCGGTGTACGTGCCGACGCCGAAGCCGGTCGTGAACATCGTCGACGAAACCGGCGCCACCATCGCGAGCACGCCGCTGCCCAAGCCTGCGACGCCGAACGCGACGATGAACCGCGCGGGCGACCTGTTCACCTGGTGGACCGGTGACAGCGTAATGGTGTTCTCCGCCAAGGGACTTCAGTACAAGTACACCGTCTCGCCCGCGGGTGCCAACGTTCCGCTCGGACCCGCGACGGTGATGGCGGGAAAGCTGCTCGTTCCGGTCACCGGCGGTTACGACGTGTTCGACGCCAATAGCGGAAAGGGCGACCGGCATATCCCGGTGCCCCGCCCGCCGAGTTCGGATCCCGTTGTTCCCGCGGTGGCAGGATCGACGGTGCTCGAGCAGCGCGGCGATGAAGTGGTCGCGCTCGGCTAG
- a CDS encoding ParA family protein, producing the protein MTRVLAVANQKGGVAKTTTVASLGAAMVEKGRRVLLVDLDPQGCLTFSLGQDPDKLPMSIHEVLLGEVETEAALVETSEGMTLLPANIDLAGAEAMLLMRAGREYALKRALAKVSDQFDVVIIDCPPSLGVLTLNGLTAADDVIVPLQCETLAHRGVGQFLRTINDVQQITNSDLQLLGALPTLYDSRTTHSRDVLLDVADRYDLPVLAPPIPRTVRFAEATASGASVLAGRKNKGAIAYRELANALLKHWKQGKALATYTPDV; encoded by the coding sequence GTGACGCGGGTACTTGCGGTCGCCAATCAAAAGGGTGGGGTCGCCAAAACAACGACAGTGGCATCGCTCGGTGCGGCGATGGTGGAGAAGGGGCGACGGGTGTTGCTCGTCGACCTGGATCCCCAAGGGTGTTTGACGTTCTCGCTGGGCCAGGACCCAGACAAGCTGCCGATGTCGATCCATGAGGTGCTCCTCGGTGAGGTCGAGACGGAGGCGGCGCTCGTCGAGACGTCGGAGGGTATGACGCTGTTACCGGCCAACATCGACCTGGCCGGGGCCGAGGCGATGCTGTTGATGCGGGCCGGCCGCGAATACGCCCTCAAGCGTGCGCTGGCGAAGGTCAGTGACCAATTCGACGTCGTGATCATCGACTGTCCGCCGTCTCTGGGCGTGCTCACGCTCAACGGGCTGACGGCGGCCGACGACGTGATCGTGCCGCTGCAGTGCGAAACTCTGGCACACCGCGGCGTCGGCCAGTTCCTTCGGACCATCAACGACGTCCAGCAGATCACCAACAGCGACCTGCAACTGCTGGGTGCGCTGCCGACGCTGTACGACTCGCGCACCACCCACAGCCGCGACGTGCTCCTCGACGTCGCCGATCGATACGACCTGCCGGTGCTCGCGCCGCCGATACCTCGAACCGTGCGTTTCGCCGAGGCCACCGCGTCGGGAGCGTCGGTGCTCGCAGGCCGAAAAAACAAGGGTGCCATCGCCTATCGCGAGTTGGCCAACGCGTTGCTCAAGCATTGGAAGCAAGGCAAGGCGCTGGCGACCTACACGCCCGACGTCTAG
- a CDS encoding acid phosphatase translates to MSAHSEARGWQQHRLLLLRHGETEWSRTGRHTGRTELELTETGRVQAKLAADALDVLSLDNPLVVSSPRQRALVTAELAGLTVDKVSPVLAEWDYGDYEGLTTKEIQQSVPDWLVWTHGCSGGESTQQVSDRADRAIEFALEQMRSRDVLFVGHGHFSRAVLTRWVQLEISEGIRFAMVAASIAVCGYEHGVRQIIALGLTGHRHPCLPS, encoded by the coding sequence GTGTCGGCCCACAGCGAAGCCAGGGGATGGCAGCAGCATCGCCTGCTGCTTCTTCGTCACGGGGAGACGGAATGGTCCCGCACGGGTCGGCACACCGGCCGCACTGAACTCGAGCTCACCGAGACCGGCCGCGTGCAGGCCAAGCTGGCCGCCGACGCGCTGGACGTGCTGAGCCTGGACAACCCGCTGGTGGTGTCCAGCCCACGGCAACGCGCACTCGTCACCGCTGAGCTCGCCGGACTGACTGTCGACAAGGTCTCCCCCGTTCTCGCCGAATGGGATTACGGCGACTACGAGGGCCTGACCACCAAGGAGATTCAACAATCCGTGCCCGACTGGCTGGTGTGGACGCACGGATGTTCGGGTGGTGAATCCACCCAGCAGGTCAGCGATCGCGCCGACCGCGCCATCGAGTTCGCGCTGGAGCAGATGAGGTCGCGTGACGTCCTGTTCGTCGGCCACGGCCATTTCTCCCGGGCGGTCCTGACGCGCTGGGTGCAGCTCGAGATCTCCGAGGGCATCAGGTTCGCGATGGTGGCCGCCTCGATCGCGGTGTGCGGATACGAGCACGGCGTGCGCCAGATCATCGCACTGGGATTGACGGGCCATCGCCACCCGTGCCTGCCCTCATGA
- a CDS encoding isochorismate synthase, translated as MTREPSFVLASGGSAVIADGVHTAFPRVAEARAALASHSAPIVVGALPFDMSKPAALIRPQGVQFLDALPEWPLRTLPSVHIAETLPEPDEHRSRIAAALQRLRDPGSGLHKVVLARALRLVADGPLDARTILHRIVAQDSAANAFLADLTAAGGGYSGSALIGASPELLVARKGDRMLCAPFAGSAPRLADPEADEKSGAALVASAKNRHEHQLVVDAVRTALEPLCTELDISAEPKLNKTAAVWHLYTPISGRLRENSTTALDLAVALHPTPAVGGVPTDAAEQLINEIEGDRGFYAGAVGWCDQRGDGRWVVSIRCAQLSADRRTAYAYAGGGIVAESEPDDEVDETTTKFKTIFAALGVQP; from the coding sequence ATGACGCGCGAACCGTCGTTCGTCCTCGCCTCGGGCGGCAGCGCCGTCATCGCCGACGGCGTGCACACCGCATTTCCGAGAGTCGCGGAGGCACGGGCCGCGCTGGCCTCGCACAGCGCCCCAATCGTTGTGGGCGCCTTACCCTTCGACATGTCGAAGCCGGCGGCGCTGATCCGGCCGCAGGGAGTCCAGTTTCTCGATGCGCTGCCGGAGTGGCCGTTGCGCACGCTGCCATCTGTGCACATCGCCGAGACGCTGCCGGAGCCGGACGAACACCGTTCCCGCATCGCGGCTGCGCTGCAACGCCTGCGCGATCCCGGCAGCGGCCTGCACAAGGTCGTACTGGCCCGCGCGTTGCGCCTGGTTGCCGATGGTCCGTTGGACGCCCGCACGATCCTGCACCGCATCGTCGCCCAGGACTCCGCGGCCAATGCGTTTCTGGCGGACCTGACCGCGGCCGGCGGCGGGTACTCGGGCAGTGCGCTCATCGGTGCGAGTCCGGAGCTGCTGGTGGCACGCAAGGGCGACCGGATGCTGTGCGCACCGTTCGCCGGATCGGCACCACGCCTGGCCGACCCCGAGGCCGACGAAAAGAGCGGGGCCGCGCTGGTGGCCTCGGCGAAGAACCGGCACGAGCACCAGCTCGTCGTCGACGCGGTGCGCACCGCGCTGGAGCCGCTGTGCACCGAATTGGACATCTCGGCTGAACCGAAACTGAACAAGACCGCTGCCGTCTGGCATCTCTACACCCCAATCAGTGGGCGACTGCGCGAGAACTCCACCACAGCACTGGATTTGGCGGTCGCTCTGCACCCAACGCCGGCGGTGGGCGGAGTGCCCACCGATGCGGCCGAGCAGTTGATCAACGAAATCGAAGGTGACCGCGGGTTCTATGCGGGCGCGGTGGGCTGGTGCGATCAGCGCGGCGACGGCCGCTGGGTGGTGTCGATCCGCTGTGCACAACTGTCCGCCGACCGTCGCACCGCCTACGCCTACGCCGGCGGCGGGATCGTCGCCGAATCCGAGCCCGACGACGAAGTCGACGAAACCACAACGAAATTCAAGACGATATTCGCAGCCCTTGGCGTGCAGCCATGA